One stretch of Acidobacteriota bacterium DNA includes these proteins:
- a CDS encoding SDR family oxidoreductase: protein MKKLKELFDLSGKVALVTGGSRGLGAEMAEGLAEAGASLMLVARREQWLTPTVEAFKAHGVKCEGVICDVSNPEDVQAAVSKTVETFGQVDILVNNAGVAWGQAAEDLPVEKWKMVIDIDLTGAFLFSQAAGREMIKRKYGRIINVASIAGIIASTPDIQQTSAYNAAKGGLLSLTRALAAEWAQHNIRVNAICPGFFSSRMADKIIENATEAIKSSSPMGRIGSPGELKGVAVFLAADASNYITGQGIVVDGGTTIV from the coding sequence ATGAAAAAGCTGAAAGAGTTATTTGATTTGAGCGGAAAAGTCGCACTGGTTACCGGCGGGTCGCGCGGGCTTGGCGCTGAGATGGCAGAAGGCTTAGCCGAAGCCGGCGCATCATTGATGTTGGTCGCTCGTCGCGAACAATGGTTGACGCCGACTGTTGAAGCCTTCAAAGCCCACGGCGTGAAATGCGAAGGGGTGATTTGCGATGTCTCGAATCCCGAAGACGTGCAAGCGGCAGTCAGTAAGACTGTAGAGACTTTCGGGCAGGTCGATATTCTGGTAAATAACGCGGGCGTTGCGTGGGGGCAAGCCGCCGAAGATTTGCCGGTTGAAAAATGGAAGATGGTAATTGACATTGATTTGACCGGCGCGTTTCTGTTTTCACAGGCTGCCGGACGCGAGATGATTAAACGCAAATATGGGCGGATTATTAATGTCGCATCGATTGCCGGAATCATCGCTTCGACGCCCGATATTCAACAGACCTCCGCATACAATGCGGCAAAAGGCGGATTGTTATCACTGACGCGGGCGCTTGCCGCCGAATGGGCGCAACATAACATTCGCGTGAATGCCATCTGTCCGGGCTTTTTCTCTTCGCGAATGGCTGACAAAATTATCGAGAATGCCACCGAAGCGATAAAGAGTTCCTCGCCGATGGGACGCATCGGCAGCCCCGGCGAACTCAAAGGCGTAGCCGTGTTCCTCGCCGCCGACGCTTCAAATTACATCACCGGGCAAGGCATCGTCGTCGATGGCGGAACCACGATTGTTTAG
- the ilvB gene encoding biosynthetic-type acetolactate synthase large subunit, which produces MRGAKILCEALLREGVDTIFGYPGGAVLHIYDELFNYQDRLHHVLVRHEQGAVHMAEGYAKATGKVGVALVTSGPGATNAVTGIADAMLDSVPLVVISGNVPSKLIGSDAFQEVDTVGITRQCTKYNYLVTDVRDLAGVIKEAFHVASSGRPGPVLIDIPKDISGEKTLFEYPEELHLTSYHSQHFGDAALVKAAVEMMCEARQPILYVGGGVVHSAGVDELLELAEKLSLPVTPTLMGLGCFPSGHPLCLGMLGMHGTYWANMAISDADLIVAIGVRFDDRVTGALNKFAPDAKIVHVDIDPTSINKNRRVEVGIEGDAKTVMQQMLDMLSDEAGETSNSRLENWWAQINGWKNHAPLTYVKSESVIKPQQLIEELYRLTDGDAIVATDVGQHQMWVAQYYPFNSSRQWLTSGGLGTMGFGLPAAIGAQVAFPDRQVIAFVGDGGFQMTAQELAAAVQYQANVKVVVMNNGYLGMVRQWQEMFYNRQYSHVGMQCQPDFVALAKAYGATGLRANSPDELRSVLQEGLSTPGVVVIDVVVSEEENVFPMVPAGAGLKEMVLG; this is translated from the coding sequence ATGCGCGGCGCGAAAATTTTATGTGAAGCCTTGCTGCGCGAAGGCGTTGATACAATTTTCGGTTATCCGGGCGGCGCAGTCCTGCACATCTACGACGAGCTGTTTAATTATCAAGACCGTTTGCATCACGTTCTGGTGCGCCACGAACAGGGCGCTGTGCATATGGCAGAAGGTTATGCGAAAGCCACAGGAAAAGTCGGCGTCGCGCTCGTCACCTCCGGTCCCGGCGCAACCAATGCCGTAACCGGAATCGCTGACGCCATGCTCGACTCCGTGCCGCTTGTGGTTATCTCCGGCAACGTGCCAAGTAAACTCATCGGTTCGGATGCCTTTCAGGAAGTCGATACCGTAGGCATCACACGTCAATGTACAAAATATAATTATCTGGTTACCGATGTTCGCGATTTGGCTGGGGTCATCAAAGAGGCATTTCACGTCGCCAGCAGCGGGCGTCCAGGTCCCGTCTTGATTGATATTCCCAAAGACATTTCGGGCGAAAAGACTTTGTTTGAATACCCCGAAGAATTACACCTGACGAGTTATCATTCACAGCATTTCGGTGATGCGGCGCTGGTGAAAGCAGCGGTCGAAATGATGTGCGAAGCCCGACAACCGATTTTGTATGTCGGGGGTGGCGTGGTGCATTCGGCGGGAGTGGATGAACTGCTGGAACTCGCAGAAAAATTATCCCTGCCGGTTACGCCAACGCTTATGGGACTCGGTTGTTTCCCGTCGGGTCATCCGCTTTGTCTGGGAATGCTCGGCATGCATGGAACTTACTGGGCGAATATGGCGATTTCCGATGCCGATTTAATTGTCGCTATCGGGGTTCGCTTCGATGACCGCGTCACCGGCGCATTAAACAAATTCGCACCCGACGCAAAAATCGTCCACGTCGATATAGACCCGACTTCAATCAACAAAAACCGCCGCGTCGAAGTCGGCATCGAAGGCGATGCCAAAACCGTGATGCAACAGATGCTCGATATGCTTTCAGATGAAGCAGGCGAAACGAGCAACTCCCGTCTTGAAAATTGGTGGGCGCAAATCAATGGATGGAAAAATCATGCGCCACTCACCTATGTGAAATCCGAATCCGTCATCAAGCCGCAACAACTCATTGAAGAACTTTACCGATTGACCGATGGGGATGCCATCGTTGCAACCGATGTCGGACAGCACCAGATGTGGGTGGCGCAATACTATCCGTTCAACAGTTCGCGCCAATGGTTGACTTCGGGCGGACTCGGCACTATGGGCTTTGGACTTCCGGCAGCCATCGGCGCACAGGTCGCTTTTCCTGACCGCCAGGTTATCGCCTTTGTCGGTGACGGCGGATTTCAAATGACCGCGCAGGAACTTGCGGCGGCTGTGCAATATCAAGCCAATGTCAAAGTCGTGGTGATGAATAACGGCTATCTGGGAATGGTTCGCCAATGGCAGGAGATGTTTTACAACCGTCAATATTCGCACGTCGGCATGCAATGCCAACCGGATTTCGTGGCGCTTGCCAAAGCCTATGGCGCGACCGGTCTCAGAGCCAATTCACCCGATGAATTGCGAAGTGTCCTGCAAGAAGGACTCAGCACACCCGGCGTAGTGGTAATCGATGTTGTAGTGTCCGAAGAAGAAAACGTTTTTCCGATGGTTCCCGCGGGAGCCGGACTGAAAGAAATGGTTCTGGGTTAA
- a CDS encoding branched-chain amino acid transaminase, giving the protein MSFDKTKWVWMNGEMVEWHQANFHVSSHALHYGTGVFEGMRCYETDEGAAVFRMDAHLDRLYTSASVYGLDLPYSQVELANAVCEVIERNGFNSCYIRPICFFGSNVLGLVPRNCPVEVVVFAWEWAPLLGQESLEKGVRITVSPWTKFHSRMMPTTAKASGQYLNSILAVRDAQARGFDEAILLDEKGNLAEGPGENLFIVSDNKIFTNDESSSILMGITRDAAIELAEDLGYRVKVCKLTLNDLMAADEAFFTGTAAEITPIREVDFNPIGDGTRGKVTHELQQAFFAAVQGKSAAHRKWLHFVARPNQPFLSEPLTSEAFVSVGD; this is encoded by the coding sequence ATGTCTTTCGATAAAACCAAATGGGTCTGGATGAATGGTGAAATGGTTGAATGGCACCAAGCCAATTTCCACGTTTCATCACACGCTTTACATTACGGCACCGGCGTATTTGAAGGAATGCGCTGTTATGAAACCGATGAGGGCGCAGCGGTCTTCCGCATGGATGCGCATCTTGATCGACTTTATACCTCGGCGAGCGTGTATGGTTTAGACCTTCCGTATTCACAAGTTGAATTGGCGAATGCTGTTTGTGAAGTCATTGAACGCAACGGCTTCAACAGTTGTTATATTCGCCCCATCTGTTTTTTTGGCAGCAATGTGCTCGGCTTGGTGCCAAGAAATTGCCCGGTTGAAGTGGTGGTTTTCGCCTGGGAATGGGCACCGCTGCTTGGTCAGGAATCGCTGGAAAAAGGGGTTCGCATCACGGTTTCGCCGTGGACGAAATTTCATTCGCGAATGATGCCAACCACTGCAAAAGCCAGCGGTCAATATCTGAACTCGATACTTGCAGTGCGCGATGCGCAGGCGCGAGGTTTTGATGAAGCGATTTTGCTTGATGAAAAAGGCAACCTCGCAGAAGGTCCCGGCGAAAACCTGTTTATTGTTAGTGACAATAAAATTTTTACCAACGATGAAAGCTCATCCATTTTAATGGGCATCACTCGCGATGCGGCTATCGAACTGGCAGAAGATTTAGGCTACAGGGTCAAGGTTTGTAAATTGACTTTGAACGATCTGATGGCTGCCGATGAAGCGTTTTTTACGGGAACGGCTGCCGAAATTACGCCGATTCGCGAAGTTGATTTTAACCCGATAGGCGATGGCACACGCGGCAAGGTGACTCACGAGTTGCAACAGGCATTTTTTGCTGCGGTACAGGGAAAATCCGCCGCCCACAGAAAATGGCTTCATTTTGTTGCGCGTCCGAATCAGCCATTTCTTTCAGAGCCTTTAACGTCAGAAGCTTTTGTGAGCGTCGGAGATTGA
- a CDS encoding LysR family transcriptional regulator: MEFMQLEMFVTVVEEASVRKAAERVHRTQPAVSIALRKLEDEVGSPLFDRTNRQDTKLTPTGELLYEYAMRLLTIRREAFSSIEDLNSLRSGKLRIGANESISFYLLPNLTSQFQQNYPNVKLEIRCENSNSLLNDLHQRKLDVALLSHLPDGEAFDALPLMRDELVLITSPHHRLAKKEFVSIKELANESFIAEDVFSPWRKKFLDAFENSNTELNIIVDNAPIETIKKMVQMNLGIGFVPLMCVGEEIISGKLALLRLKDFQQERTIWAVQRKFAPHSYAAKAFMRVVQTLSDDSLEKAEMSQQKLKSLKSNTK, encoded by the coding sequence ATGGAGTTCATGCAACTGGAAATGTTTGTGACTGTGGTTGAAGAAGCGAGTGTTCGCAAGGCTGCCGAACGTGTCCACCGCACCCAACCTGCGGTCAGTATCGCGCTTCGTAAACTCGAAGATGAGGTCGGCTCACCTTTATTTGACCGAACCAATCGTCAGGATACCAAGCTCACACCGACCGGTGAACTGCTTTATGAATACGCCATGCGATTATTGACGATTCGTCGTGAAGCGTTCAGTTCAATTGAAGATTTGAACAGTTTGCGTTCCGGGAAACTGAGAATCGGCGCCAATGAAAGCATCAGTTTTTATCTGCTGCCCAATCTCACTTCCCAATTCCAGCAAAATTACCCGAATGTAAAACTCGAAATCCGTTGCGAAAATTCCAATTCTCTCCTGAACGATTTGCACCAGCGCAAACTGGATGTTGCCTTACTCTCCCATCTTCCTGATGGCGAGGCGTTCGATGCGTTGCCGTTGATGCGTGATGAACTGGTGTTAATCACCAGTCCACACCATCGACTCGCCAAGAAAGAGTTTGTCTCGATAAAAGAACTCGCCAATGAATCGTTTATTGCCGAAGATGTTTTTTCTCCGTGGAGGAAAAAATTTTTAGATGCTTTTGAAAATTCAAACACCGAACTCAACATCATCGTCGATAATGCGCCGATTGAAACGATTAAAAAAATGGTGCAGATGAATCTCGGCATCGGATTCGTTCCCCTGATGTGTGTTGGTGAAGAAATCATCAGCGGAAAACTCGCCCTGCTGCGTTTGAAAGATTTCCAACAGGAACGCACCATCTGGGCAGTTCAACGCAAATTTGCGCCCCATTCTTACGCCGCTAAAGCTTTTATGCGCGTCGTCCAAACTTTGAGCGACGATTCGTTAGAAAAAGCTGAAATGTCCCAACAAAAATTAAAATCACTGAAAAGTAATACAAAATAA